From the uncultured Trichococcus sp. genome, one window contains:
- a CDS encoding DEAD/DEAH box helicase has translation MKWSMPDKLIQEGREYVNEDRVLSVQPDFHSQVWHCEVLGSKMYHVTLDGTAREQDVCQCKYWRNHQYCKHTIAVELYLKEKCGTRILTESSAEQFQVDEETAGQEFVNDLTQIFFQENKGAQSLNAQSDFLVQYTLQVLRIKPNNLMQNTGEHVLAISLRAGTDKPYMVTNIEQFTEQFIKQEKWEYRLGDVIDFRTVKIQEMDQPIIYRLHKLLEEQPAALNKQLLNVTARKLDSYLILPPSAAHSILEDLIQTGRVEWISGDQTYPDVQISPEKPGYQFLLGKKGKGIELRIQRDNIIHLLDYDWLIEGNTIHPLSVQQHKLLGYLSFFEKRFDDSNVIGIEESDVSDLLTYVIPLLKQIGSVHFSEELERNIIDEPLTVSIHFRGPAKRIKGEIFFKYGDTVFRQNRASKAESQFLIRDTIGEERILQVLENLEFNIIENQISFLATKDVDLFSFLYRKIPTLRRYAEVELSPDLQNLIVEDTAVSTSVQRRTRDSFLDIRFDVGGISENEIDKLLNSLKKNDAYYKTEDGRILSLETETMREMNRFLSLIKDESQLHDGTISMPMIKSMTLEKEINDLNPEVGSQAFLNELYHFIKHPNEFPAELPKTLQADLRPYQVTGFKWLKFLANYGLGGILADEMGLGKTLQLITFLLSEVEEGKNETKPALVIAPASLIYNWKYEFQKFAPLLDIRVISGVKKEREEQLAQLPENGIAITSYQSFRQDIESYQKCDFYAMILDESQYVNNYNTKTFRAIAKMNARVNIALSGTPIENSVTEFWAIFQLILPGLFPKLQEFKKMSLEGISKTAKPFMLRRLKADVLGDLPEKSEADIYSSLNREQKIMYLAYLQQLQEKVSDYDSEDFQRNRMEILAGLTRLRQICCDPRLVDAAYEGGSGKLEQLVEILKHAQENNQHVLVFSQFTSMLKLIEAELAKENLSHLYLSGKTPPAERITLVNQFNEGETDVFLISLKAGGTGLNLTGADTVILFDLWWNPAVEEQAAGRAHRIGQKKNVQVYRFIAEGTIEEKINQLQQDKKMLFDQLIVSEGEEALSRQRLTNDDIKQILGIQS, from the coding sequence ATGAAATGGAGTATGCCGGACAAGTTGATACAAGAGGGACGCGAATATGTGAATGAGGATCGCGTACTATCCGTACAACCGGATTTCCACAGCCAGGTTTGGCATTGTGAGGTGCTCGGAAGTAAAATGTATCACGTCACCTTAGACGGTACAGCCAGAGAACAGGATGTGTGTCAGTGCAAATACTGGAGAAATCATCAGTACTGCAAGCATACGATCGCTGTTGAATTGTATCTGAAAGAGAAATGCGGTACCCGTATTCTGACAGAAAGCAGCGCGGAACAGTTTCAGGTCGACGAGGAAACTGCCGGTCAAGAATTTGTGAATGACCTGACGCAGATTTTCTTCCAAGAAAACAAAGGCGCCCAGAGCCTCAATGCGCAATCAGATTTTTTAGTGCAGTATACGCTGCAGGTTCTGCGCATAAAACCAAACAATCTGATGCAAAATACTGGTGAGCATGTATTGGCCATATCGTTGCGTGCAGGGACCGATAAACCTTACATGGTCACCAACATCGAACAATTTACGGAACAATTCATCAAACAAGAAAAATGGGAGTACCGCCTCGGTGATGTGATCGATTTCCGGACAGTGAAGATACAGGAAATGGATCAGCCCATCATCTACCGGTTGCATAAATTGCTGGAAGAGCAGCCCGCTGCGTTGAACAAGCAGTTGTTGAATGTTACGGCCAGGAAATTGGATTCTTATCTGATTCTGCCGCCGAGTGCAGCCCACTCCATTTTGGAGGATCTGATCCAAACCGGCAGGGTCGAGTGGATCTCCGGCGATCAAACGTATCCGGATGTGCAGATCAGTCCGGAAAAACCGGGCTATCAATTCCTTCTTGGGAAGAAAGGCAAAGGAATAGAGCTTCGCATCCAGCGCGACAACATCATTCATTTGTTGGATTATGACTGGCTGATCGAGGGCAACACCATCCATCCGCTCAGTGTGCAGCAGCATAAACTGTTGGGGTACCTCTCATTCTTTGAAAAACGTTTTGACGACTCAAATGTGATCGGAATCGAGGAATCCGATGTATCGGATTTGCTGACCTATGTCATCCCCTTGCTGAAACAAATCGGATCGGTGCACTTCAGCGAAGAGTTGGAGCGCAACATCATCGATGAGCCATTGACTGTCTCCATCCATTTCCGTGGTCCGGCGAAGCGCATAAAGGGTGAAATCTTCTTCAAATATGGCGATACGGTCTTCCGACAGAACCGCGCCTCGAAAGCAGAGTCCCAATTCCTGATCAGGGATACAATTGGTGAAGAAAGGATCCTGCAGGTATTGGAAAATCTGGAATTCAACATAATCGAAAACCAAATATCCTTCTTGGCCACGAAAGATGTTGATCTGTTCAGCTTTCTTTACAGAAAAATACCTACTTTGCGCCGTTATGCAGAGGTCGAGCTAAGTCCGGATCTGCAGAATCTGATCGTGGAGGACACGGCGGTGTCAACTTCGGTCCAACGCAGAACAAGGGATTCTTTTTTGGATATCCGTTTTGATGTCGGCGGCATTTCGGAAAATGAAATAGACAAATTATTGAACAGCCTCAAAAAAAATGACGCCTATTACAAGACCGAAGACGGTCGCATCTTGTCTTTGGAGACGGAGACAATGAGAGAGATGAATCGTTTCCTTTCATTGATCAAAGATGAGTCCCAGCTTCATGATGGAACGATCTCCATGCCGATGATCAAGAGCATGACGCTTGAAAAAGAAATCAATGATCTGAACCCTGAGGTCGGCAGCCAGGCTTTCCTTAACGAACTGTATCATTTCATCAAGCACCCGAACGAGTTTCCGGCTGAATTGCCGAAAACGTTGCAGGCGGATTTGCGGCCGTATCAAGTGACAGGCTTCAAATGGCTGAAATTCCTTGCCAACTATGGCTTAGGCGGTATTTTAGCCGATGAAATGGGGCTCGGGAAAACACTCCAGCTAATCACGTTCCTGCTCAGCGAAGTTGAGGAAGGAAAAAATGAAACCAAACCCGCTTTGGTGATTGCGCCGGCTTCGCTGATCTACAATTGGAAGTACGAATTCCAAAAATTTGCCCCCTTGCTTGACATACGCGTCATCAGCGGCGTGAAAAAGGAACGGGAAGAACAGTTGGCACAGCTGCCGGAGAACGGCATAGCGATAACCTCTTATCAAAGTTTCCGACAGGACATCGAATCTTATCAAAAGTGCGATTTCTATGCGATGATCCTCGATGAATCCCAGTACGTCAACAACTATAATACGAAGACGTTCCGGGCCATAGCTAAGATGAACGCCAGAGTCAATATCGCTTTAAGCGGCACACCGATCGAGAACAGCGTAACGGAGTTCTGGGCAATCTTCCAATTAATTTTGCCGGGATTGTTCCCGAAATTGCAGGAATTCAAAAAAATGTCGCTCGAGGGCATTTCGAAAACGGCCAAACCCTTCATGTTGCGCCGGCTGAAGGCGGATGTTCTGGGCGATCTTCCGGAAAAATCCGAAGCTGATATCTACAGCAGCCTCAATCGCGAACAGAAAATCATGTATTTGGCTTATCTGCAGCAACTGCAGGAAAAGGTTTCTGATTATGACAGCGAAGATTTCCAACGGAACCGCATGGAGATTTTAGCCGGACTGACCCGTCTGCGCCAAATCTGCTGCGATCCCCGTTTGGTGGATGCCGCTTACGAAGGCGGCTCGGGGAAATTGGAACAACTGGTCGAGATATTGAAGCATGCCCAAGAAAACAATCAGCATGTTTTGGTATTTTCGCAGTTCACGTCCATGCTGAAGCTGATCGAAGCCGAGTTGGCCAAGGAAAACCTGAGCCATCTGTACCTCAGCGGAAAAACCCCTCCCGCCGAAAGGATTACGCTGGTCAACCAGTTCAATGAAGGCGAGACGGATGTCTTTTTGATTTCCCTGAAAGCGGGCGGCACCGGGTTGAATCTGACCGGTGCGGATACGGTCATCCTTTTCGATCTTTGGTGGAACCCGGCAGTCGAAGAGCAAGCGGCAGGGCGAGCGCATCGCATCGGCCAAAAGAAAAACGTGCAAGTCTACCGTTTCATCGCGGAGGGGACCATCGAAGAGAAAATCAATCAACTGCAGCAGGACAAAAAGATGCTCTTTGATCAATTGATCGTATCCGAAGGGGAAGAAGCACTCAGCCGACAAAGGCTGACGAACGATGACATCAAGCAGATTTTGGGGATCCAATCCTGA
- a CDS encoding 1-acyl-sn-glycerol-3-phosphate acyltransferase, whose product MFFKTVVIIVRFLVRILNGKTEIQNKEYIPEDTVFILAAPHRSLLDPIFISFGVYPHVFSSMAKQELFKGKFITWVLTHMNAFPVNRENPGPSALKQPVSILKEGKTNLLIFPTGSRHSAEIKGGTSSIAKLANVPILPVVYQGPLTFKDLLKRKKATVRFGKPIYLPKEKRISRDDLAAYDELLGTTFRQLDQEIDPDFVYIAK is encoded by the coding sequence ATGTTTTTCAAAACAGTCGTTATCATCGTCAGATTTCTGGTCCGGATCCTGAACGGCAAGACCGAAATCCAAAACAAAGAGTACATCCCGGAAGACACAGTCTTTATCCTGGCAGCACCGCACAGAAGCCTGCTTGACCCCATTTTCATTTCGTTTGGTGTGTATCCGCATGTGTTTTCCTCGATGGCGAAGCAAGAGCTTTTCAAAGGTAAATTCATTACCTGGGTGCTCACTCACATGAACGCATTCCCTGTCAACCGTGAAAATCCGGGTCCAAGCGCCTTGAAACAGCCTGTTTCCATCTTGAAGGAAGGCAAAACCAATCTGCTGATCTTCCCGACCGGATCAAGGCATTCCGCAGAAATCAAAGGCGGAACTTCATCCATAGCCAAGTTGGCCAATGTGCCGATCCTTCCGGTTGTCTATCAGGGGCCGCTCACATTCAAGGATCTCCTGAAGCGCAAAAAGGCGACCGTCCGCTTCGGCAAGCCCATCTACCTGCCGAAGGAAAAGCGGATCTCCAGAGATGACCTGGCTGCCTATGACGAACTGCTCGGAACAACCTTCCGCCAATTGGATCAGGAAATCGATCCGGATTTCGTGTACATAGCAAAATGA
- a CDS encoding ABC transporter ATP-binding protein, producing the protein MSGSAWSKTIPLKEQLLVIKRIFRFAHPFRYQFLFALLFSIALSLVNVVAPRIIQIYMDDYLAEGNVTTNISVFFAMAYLGTILLKMLVTYLQRYIFSMASEQTVENIRNTIFRKINQLGMRYYDTTPAGSIVSRVTNDTETIKEFWNVFLALAEGIFSIVTVFIAMWTLDKQISLLFIVFVPIMAGLIWYYQKYSTRVYRTMRERLSQLNTKLNESISGMAIIQQFRQEKRLRAEFDEINDDYSKGRVAMVQMNALMLMPIVNLLQAIALAIVLWLFGYQTLNGVVELGVIYAFTTYIQNFFRPMGMMMDNLSALQDGIVSSSRVLSVLDNAELAPNQPEDSELEIIQGRIEFKDVSFSYDGKQDVLKDISFTANPGETVALVGHTGSGKSSIINVLLRFYEFEKGDILIDGKSIKTYPIAEIRSKIGLVLQDSFLFYGDISHNIRLMNKDYTDRDIEAAAAFVHADSFIESLPGGYHAKVIERGASYSSGERQLISFARTILRDPKVLILDEATANIDTETELLIQESMRKMREGRTTIAIAHRLSTIRDAHLILVLDKGRVIERGTHEELIAKRGTYYDMYMLQSMND; encoded by the coding sequence ATGAGCGGATCAGCATGGTCTAAGACAATCCCATTGAAGGAACAACTCCTGGTAATCAAAAGAATCTTCCGATTCGCCCATCCCTTCCGCTATCAATTTTTATTCGCCTTGCTTTTCAGTATCGCATTGTCACTGGTCAATGTGGTGGCACCGCGCATCATCCAAATTTATATGGATGATTATCTGGCTGAGGGCAATGTCACGACCAACATCAGTGTATTTTTTGCGATGGCCTATCTGGGCACTATCCTGTTGAAGATGTTGGTCACGTATCTGCAACGCTACATATTCAGCATGGCGTCTGAACAAACCGTGGAGAATATCCGCAACACCATTTTCCGTAAGATCAATCAATTGGGGATGCGCTACTATGACACGACGCCGGCCGGATCGATCGTTTCGCGCGTCACCAATGATACAGAAACCATCAAGGAATTCTGGAATGTATTTTTGGCTTTGGCAGAAGGGATCTTCAGCATCGTGACGGTGTTCATCGCTATGTGGACATTGGATAAACAGATTTCCCTTCTCTTCATCGTTTTTGTCCCGATCATGGCCGGACTGATCTGGTATTACCAAAAATACAGCACGCGCGTTTACCGAACGATGCGCGAAAGGCTGAGCCAGCTGAACACGAAATTGAATGAATCGATTTCCGGCATGGCGATTATCCAGCAGTTCCGTCAAGAAAAGCGCCTGCGCGCGGAGTTTGACGAAATCAATGACGACTACAGCAAAGGGCGCGTAGCGATGGTCCAAATGAACGCCTTGATGCTGATGCCGATAGTCAATCTGTTGCAGGCCATCGCGTTGGCGATCGTCCTTTGGCTGTTTGGCTATCAGACTTTGAACGGCGTCGTGGAGTTAGGGGTCATTTATGCCTTCACTACCTACATCCAAAATTTCTTCCGTCCGATGGGGATGATGATGGACAACCTCAGCGCCCTGCAGGACGGCATCGTGTCCAGCTCACGGGTCCTGAGTGTGTTGGATAACGCCGAATTGGCGCCAAACCAACCCGAAGATTCGGAATTGGAGATTATCCAAGGCAGAATCGAGTTCAAAGATGTTTCCTTTTCTTATGACGGGAAGCAGGATGTGCTGAAAGACATCAGCTTTACAGCGAATCCGGGCGAGACGGTAGCGCTGGTCGGGCATACCGGCAGCGGTAAAAGTTCGATCATCAATGTGTTGCTGCGTTTTTACGAATTCGAGAAAGGCGACATATTGATTGATGGGAAATCGATCAAGACCTATCCGATCGCTGAGATCCGTTCAAAAATAGGCTTGGTACTGCAGGATTCGTTCCTTTTTTACGGCGATATTTCCCATAATATCCGATTGATGAATAAGGACTACACCGATCGGGACATTGAAGCTGCGGCTGCATTTGTGCACGCCGATTCGTTCATCGAATCGCTGCCGGGAGGCTACCATGCAAAAGTGATCGAACGCGGGGCCAGCTACTCAAGCGGTGAGCGGCAACTGATTTCGTTTGCCCGGACGATTTTGCGGGATCCGAAAGTGCTCATCCTTGATGAGGCGACTGCCAATATCGACACCGAGACGGAGCTCCTGATCCAAGAAAGCATGCGAAAGATGCGTGAAGGCAGAACGACGATTGCGATCGCACATCGGTTGTCAACCATTCGGGATGCGCACCTGATCCTAGTGCTGGACAAAGGACGCGTCATCGAAAGAGGCACACATGAGGAACTAATCGCCAAACGCGGAACGTATTACGATATGTATATGCTGCAGTCGATGAACGATTGA
- a CDS encoding ABC transporter transmembrane domain-containing protein, translating into MSIFKKLSWFFRQEWKAYFVGVFFLIIVAILQVVSPRIVGIIIDEIALGTLTMASLWKWTAIILIAGVLQYLFRYIWRMKIWGTSAELEKILRSRLFKHFTEMDAVFFQKYRTGDLMAHATNDLNAIRMVAGAGILTLADSISSGGITLFTMFFLIDWRLTLIAMIPLPALTLVSRILGQKMHKRFRKAQAAFSSLNDKTQESVSGVKVIKTFGEEEEDIHDFEAMTKDVVAKNRAVYRVDALFDPAIQLILGLSFALTLIFGGRFVVEGSISIGQLVSFISYIGMMAWPMLAVGRLFNVLERGSASYSRIDELLKVKSTIQEQKNAIRTPVTGDLDFQVSSFGYPNSEEISLQDVSFHLERGQTLGIVGRTGSGKSTIFRLLLREYDQYAGSINYNGIDIRDYSLDALLSGIGYVPQDNFLFSSDVRENIRFADPLISQQKVEEAARLTAIHQDILGFPAGYDTLVGERGVSLSGGQKQRIAIARALVTEPELLILDDSLSAVDAKTEEAILTGLKEKRADQTTIIAAHRISSVMHANEIIVLDEGRIVERGTHYELMELNGWYRRMYEKQQLETKLEGKDDV; encoded by the coding sequence GTGAGTATTTTCAAAAAATTAAGTTGGTTTTTCCGTCAAGAATGGAAAGCTTATTTTGTGGGCGTCTTCTTCTTGATCATTGTCGCGATACTTCAAGTCGTATCGCCGCGGATCGTCGGAATCATCATCGATGAAATTGCGCTTGGCACTTTGACGATGGCCTCTTTGTGGAAGTGGACAGCGATCATATTGATAGCGGGTGTGCTGCAGTATCTCTTCCGTTATATTTGGCGGATGAAGATCTGGGGGACTTCGGCAGAGCTGGAAAAGATACTTCGTTCAAGATTGTTCAAGCATTTTACCGAAATGGACGCTGTCTTTTTCCAGAAATACAGGACCGGTGATCTGATGGCGCATGCGACGAATGACTTGAATGCAATCAGGATGGTTGCGGGTGCAGGCATCCTGACACTGGCGGATTCGATTTCTTCCGGCGGGATCACGCTTTTTACAATGTTCTTCTTGATCGACTGGCGCTTGACGCTCATCGCCATGATTCCGTTGCCGGCATTGACGCTGGTGTCGCGGATCCTCGGACAAAAAATGCATAAACGATTCCGCAAAGCGCAGGCGGCTTTCTCGAGCCTGAACGACAAAACGCAAGAGAGCGTATCCGGCGTGAAGGTCATCAAGACGTTCGGCGAAGAAGAAGAGGACATCCATGATTTCGAAGCGATGACGAAGGATGTCGTCGCGAAAAATAGAGCCGTCTACAGGGTCGATGCCTTGTTTGATCCGGCGATCCAACTCATTTTGGGACTTTCTTTTGCCCTGACGCTCATCTTTGGCGGCCGTTTTGTCGTGGAGGGCAGCATCAGCATCGGTCAGCTGGTTTCATTCATCAGTTACATCGGAATGATGGCATGGCCAATGTTGGCGGTAGGCAGATTATTCAACGTACTTGAAAGAGGAAGCGCCAGTTACAGTAGGATCGATGAGCTGCTGAAGGTAAAGTCAACGATTCAGGAGCAGAAGAATGCCATCCGGACTCCGGTTACAGGCGATCTGGATTTTCAAGTATCCTCATTCGGTTACCCGAACAGCGAAGAAATCAGTCTGCAGGATGTCAGTTTCCATTTGGAGCGAGGGCAAACGCTAGGGATTGTCGGCAGAACCGGATCGGGAAAAAGCACGATTTTCCGATTGCTGTTGCGGGAGTATGATCAATACGCCGGCAGCATCAACTACAACGGCATTGATATCCGTGATTATTCATTGGATGCATTGTTGAGCGGCATCGGTTACGTTCCCCAGGACAACTTCTTGTTCTCTTCTGACGTCAGGGAAAACATCCGCTTCGCTGATCCATTGATCAGCCAGCAAAAGGTTGAAGAGGCTGCGCGTTTGACTGCCATCCACCAGGATATCCTCGGGTTTCCCGCTGGCTACGATACCTTGGTCGGTGAAAGGGGCGTTTCCTTATCCGGTGGGCAAAAACAGCGGATAGCGATTGCGCGGGCTTTGGTGACTGAACCGGAGCTGCTCATCCTGGATGATTCCTTATCGGCGGTGGACGCCAAGACAGAGGAAGCGATCCTGACGGGACTTAAGGAAAAGAGAGCCGATCAGACAACGATCATCGCAGCCCATCGGATCAGCAGCGTGATGCATGCGAATGAAATCATTGTCCTTGATGAAGGGCGCATCGTCGAACGCGGGACACATTACGAGCTGATGGAACTGAACGGCTGGTACCGCAGGATGTATGAAAAACAACAACTCGAAACCAAATTGGAAGGGAAGGATGACGTATGA
- a CDS encoding YneF family protein → MSTTAWVMMVILGTVIGAVGGFFLARRYMVKYFEENPPINEEMLRSMMMQMGQKPSERKVKQIMASMKAQSTKKKK, encoded by the coding sequence GTGTCAACAACAGCATGGGTAATGATGGTCATTTTAGGAACAGTAATAGGCGCGGTTGGCGGATTTTTCCTTGCAAGACGTTATATGGTAAAATATTTTGAAGAAAATCCACCGATCAACGAAGAAATGTTGCGCTCTATGATGATGCAGATGGGTCAAAAACCATCCGAAAGAAAAGTAAAACAGATCATGGCTTCTATGAAAGCACAATCAACAAAGAAAAAGAAATAG
- the lexA gene encoding transcriptional repressor LexA, which yields MVKNKDSRQLEVLQYIYEEVQEKGYPPTVREIGNAVKLSSTSTVHGHLSRLEKNGFIQRDPTKPRAIELTQAGLDKLGIMSDKMPLLGTVTAGAPILAVEEATDYFPVPPDLKANSGSLFMLKIRGDSMIDAGIFDGDSVIIRKQTTAENGDIVIAMTDDDEATCKRFYKENNYYRLQPENTSMDPIILDSVLILGKVVGLYRNHII from the coding sequence ATGGTTAAAAATAAAGATTCACGCCAACTGGAAGTGCTTCAATACATTTATGAAGAAGTCCAGGAAAAAGGATACCCGCCGACCGTAAGGGAAATCGGGAACGCAGTAAAACTATCTTCCACATCTACAGTGCATGGGCATCTGTCGCGTCTTGAAAAAAATGGCTTTATCCAACGCGATCCCACAAAACCCCGTGCAATCGAACTGACTCAAGCAGGTTTGGACAAACTTGGGATCATGTCGGACAAAATGCCGTTATTGGGTACCGTCACAGCCGGTGCACCCATCCTGGCCGTCGAAGAAGCAACGGACTATTTCCCGGTGCCGCCGGATCTGAAAGCCAATTCCGGCTCTTTGTTCATGCTGAAGATCCGCGGAGACAGCATGATCGATGCCGGCATATTCGATGGCGATTCAGTCATCATCAGAAAACAAACCACGGCTGAAAATGGCGATATCGTCATAGCCATGACGGATGATGACGAAGCGACCTGCAAACGATTCTACAAAGAGAACAACTACTACCGTCTGCAACCGGAGAACACGAGCATGGATCCGATCATCCTGGATTCTGTCCTCATTTTGGGCAAAGTAGTCGGTCTGTACCGGAATCACATCATTTAA
- a CDS encoding adenine phosphoribosyltransferase, with amino-acid sequence MDLKQYIADVKDFPEQGIIFRDISPLMANGEAYRYSIKEIVKYAQDLKVDKVVGPEARGFMVGCPVAVELGCGFAMARKKGKLPRETVEVSYGLEYGKATLQLHQDAILPGDKVLVCDDLLATGGTTAATIELIEKLGGEVVGLAFLIELLDLKGRDLVQGYDIFTLMEY; translated from the coding sequence ATGGACTTGAAACAATATATTGCTGATGTCAAAGATTTCCCGGAACAAGGCATCATTTTCCGCGATATTTCACCCTTGATGGCGAACGGAGAAGCTTACCGCTATTCGATCAAAGAAATCGTGAAATATGCCCAGGATTTGAAAGTCGATAAAGTAGTAGGACCCGAAGCGCGTGGGTTTATGGTCGGCTGCCCGGTCGCTGTGGAATTAGGCTGCGGATTCGCGATGGCCCGCAAAAAAGGCAAATTGCCGCGCGAAACAGTAGAGGTATCCTACGGTCTTGAATACGGAAAAGCGACGCTGCAATTGCATCAAGACGCCATCCTGCCTGGAGACAAAGTGCTGGTTTGTGACGATTTGTTGGCAACTGGCGGCACTACAGCCGCAACGATCGAATTGATTGAGAAATTAGGCGGGGAAGTAGTTGGTTTGGCATTCCTGATTGAGTTGTTGGATTTGAAGGGCCGTGATCTGGTTCAAGGCTATGACATCTTCACGTTGATGGAATACTGA